A stretch of the Lolium perenne isolate Kyuss_39 chromosome 3, Kyuss_2.0, whole genome shotgun sequence genome encodes the following:
- the LOC127339395 gene encoding two-component response regulator ORR42-like — MVSNAQGSPVKALIVEDIRVCAFILSAMLRMFNCEIVVANNGKEALDLFLEGKKFDIVLCDKNMPIMSGPEAVKKIRALGETDVMIVGVSADENAMEAFMSAGADVFVDKPMKIETLGTMIQEVMNKKNAMI; from the exons ATGGTATCCAACGCCCAGGGATCTCCCGTGAAGGCATTGATTGTTGAGGACATTCGAGTTTGTGCCTTCATTCTCTCTGCGATGTTACGCATGTTTAACTGCGAGATTGTTGTGGCTAATAATGGGAAAGAAGCTCTGGATCTTTTCCTTGAAGGGAAGAAGTTTGACATTGTTTTATGTGATAAGAATATGCCCATAATGTCTGGACCTGAG GCAGTTAAGAAGATCCGTGCTCTGGGAGAAACTGATGTGATGATTGTTGGGGTGTCAGCTGATGAGAATGCCATGGAGGCGTTCATGAGTGCTGGCGCCGATGTGTTTGTGGACAAACCAATGAAAATCGAGACTCTCGGGACTATGATTCAGGAGGTGATGAACAAGAAGAACGCCATGATCTAA
- the LOC127338235 gene encoding two-component response regulator ORR42-like — MVSNAQGSPVKAFIVEDIRVCTFVLSAMLRMFNCEIVVANNGKEALDFFLEGKKFDIVLCDKNMPIMSGPEAVKKIRALGETDVMIVGVSADENAMEAFMSAGADVFVDKPMKIETLETMIQEVMNKKNAMI; from the exons ATGGTATCCAACGCCCAGGGATCTCCCGTGAAGGCATTTATTGTTGAGGATATTCGAGTTTGTACCTTCGTTCTCTCTGCGATGTTACGCATGTTTAACTGCGAGATTGTTGTGGCTAATAATGGGAAAGAAGCTCTGGATTTTTTCCTTGAAGGGAAGAAGTTTGACATTGTTTTGTGTGATAAAAACATGCCCATAATGTCTGGACCTGAG GCAGTTAAGAAGATCCGTGCTCTGGGGGAAACTGATGTGATGATTGTTGGGGTGTCAGCTGATGAGAATGCCATGGAGGCGTTCATGAGTGCTGGTGCCGATGTGTTTGTGGACAAACCAATGAAAATCGAGACTCTCGAGACTATGATTCAGGAGGTGATGAACAAGAAGAATGCCATGATCTAA